From one Bacteroides fragilis NCTC 9343 genomic stretch:
- a CDS encoding nucleoside permease, translated as MNIKNRLIIMNFLQFFVWGSWLISLGGYMERGLHFEGGQIGAIFATMGIASIIMPGITGIIADKWFNAERLYGICHLLGAGCLFYASTATDYNQMYWAMLLNLMVYMPTLSLANTVSYNALEQYKCDLVKDFPPIRVWGTIGFICAMWAVDLTGFKNSSAQLYVGASSALLLGLYSFTLPPCPPAKNQSKTLLSSFGLDALSLFKRKKMAIFFFFSMLLGAALQITNTYGDAFLGSFAKIPEFADSFGVKHSVILLSISQMSETLFILAIPFFLKHFGIKRVMLISMFAWVFRFGLFGFGDPGSGIWMLILSMIVYGMAFDFFNISGSLFVELETKPETRASAQGLFFIMTNGLGAVIGGYASGAVVDAFSVYENGMLASRNWPAIWFIFAAYALAIGILFAIVFRYKHQPGELKKVNN; from the coding sequence ATGAATATAAAAAATCGTTTGATTATTATGAACTTCCTGCAATTCTTTGTATGGGGGTCGTGGTTAATTTCACTAGGTGGCTATATGGAAAGAGGCCTCCATTTTGAAGGTGGGCAAATCGGAGCCATTTTCGCAACAATGGGAATCGCATCCATTATCATGCCGGGAATAACAGGCATTATAGCCGACAAATGGTTCAATGCCGAACGCCTTTATGGTATTTGCCACTTGCTGGGAGCCGGCTGCTTGTTCTACGCTTCTACCGCCACCGACTATAATCAAATGTATTGGGCCATGTTACTCAATCTAATGGTTTACATGCCTACTCTTTCGCTCGCCAATACTGTTTCGTACAATGCACTCGAACAATATAAATGCGATTTAGTAAAAGACTTCCCGCCTATCCGTGTATGGGGAACCATCGGTTTCATTTGTGCTATGTGGGCAGTGGACCTTACCGGATTCAAAAACTCGAGTGCTCAACTTTATGTCGGAGCAAGCTCAGCATTACTTCTCGGACTGTATTCTTTCACTCTGCCCCCATGCCCCCCTGCAAAAAATCAGAGCAAAACCCTATTGTCTTCTTTCGGTCTAGATGCCCTCAGCCTATTCAAAAGAAAAAAGATGGCTATCTTTTTCTTTTTCTCGATGTTGCTGGGTGCAGCCTTGCAAATCACAAATACATATGGTGATGCATTTTTGGGGAGTTTCGCCAAAATACCCGAATTTGCAGACTCTTTCGGTGTCAAGCACTCGGTAATCCTGCTGTCCATCTCACAAATGTCCGAGACACTGTTTATCCTGGCCATTCCTTTCTTCCTGAAGCACTTCGGAATCAAACGTGTCATGCTCATCAGTATGTTTGCCTGGGTATTCCGATTCGGACTGTTTGGCTTTGGTGATCCGGGATCAGGCATCTGGATGCTGATTTTATCAATGATAGTATACGGTATGGCATTTGATTTCTTCAACATTTCCGGTTCTTTATTTGTTGAATTGGAAACCAAACCTGAGACAAGGGCCAGTGCACAAGGTTTGTTCTTCATTATGACAAACGGATTGGGCGCTGTCATCGGAGGATATGCCAGTGGAGCCGTAGTGGATGCATTCTCTGTATATGAAAACGGAATGTTGGCAAGTCGCAACTGGCCGGCTATCTGGTTCATATTTGCAGCATATGCACTGGCTATCGGTATTTTGTTTGCAATTGTTTTCAGATACAAACATCAACCGGGAGAACTTAAGAAAGTGAACAATTAA
- a CDS encoding 16S rRNA (uracil(1498)-N(3))-methyltransferase, with protein MHVFYTPDIQTSTELPEEEAQHCVRVLRLTAGDEISLTDGKGNFYRAEISVATHKRCLVNIKETIYQEPLWDGHLHIAMAPTKNMDRNEWFAEKATEIGFDELTFLNCRFSERKVIKTERIEKILVSAIKQSLKARLPRLNEMTDFCTFIEKDFKGQKFIAHCYEGEKPLLKDVLTKGEDALVLIGPEGDFSEEEVKKAIEKGFVPISLGKSRLRTETAALVACHTMNM; from the coding sequence ATGCACGTATTTTATACCCCTGATATACAAACCAGCACAGAACTTCCTGAAGAGGAAGCACAGCACTGTGTACGTGTGCTCCGCCTGACAGCCGGAGATGAAATTAGTCTCACCGACGGAAAGGGAAACTTCTATCGGGCAGAGATCAGCGTGGCAACCCATAAACGTTGCCTGGTGAATATTAAAGAAACAATTTACCAAGAGCCTTTGTGGGACGGACATCTGCACATTGCTATGGCACCCACAAAAAATATGGATCGTAATGAATGGTTTGCTGAAAAAGCAACTGAAATAGGGTTCGACGAATTAACATTCTTGAACTGCCGCTTCTCCGAACGGAAAGTAATTAAAACCGAACGCATTGAAAAGATATTGGTGTCTGCCATCAAGCAATCGTTAAAAGCACGTTTACCGCGTCTGAACGAGATGACTGATTTTTGCACATTTATCGAAAAAGACTTTAAAGGGCAAAAGTTCATTGCCCACTGTTACGAAGGAGAGAAACCTTTACTGAAAGATGTCTTGACAAAAGGAGAAGATGCCCTGGTGTTGATCGGACCGGAAGGTGACTTCAGCGAAGAGGAAGTCAAGAAAGCAATCGAGAAAGGATTTGTCCCTATTAGTTTAGGCAAATCGCGACTGCGCACAGAAACAGCAGCATTGGTGGCTTGCCACACAATGAATATGTAA
- a CDS encoding DNA translocase FtsK, with protein MAKKKSDKEAEQKPASTKKYVAFFRNETIHFVIGLVLVIFSVYLLLAFTSFFFTGAADQSIIDSGNAQDLAAVNNHVKNYAGSRGAQLASYLINDCFGVSSFFILIYLAVAGLKLMRVRVVRLWKWFIGCSLLLIWFSVFLGFVFMDHYQDSFIYLGGLHGYNISNWLISQVGIPGVWLILLATGICFLIYMSARTIIWLRKLFSLSFLKRKQKEEFAEVTQAPQPHEYDNPKPQEVEFDVNRTFRQEVPVKKVETTVVPETPVESSTEMPVTPEDRDVTSDGDVTMTFEQTAPDPVSPFRAASADKEPEFEIEPAADDENYQGAETEPYNPKLDLENYHFPTIDLMKHYENSEPTINMEEQNANKDRIINTLRSFGIEISTIKATVGPTVTLYEITPEQGVRISKIRGLEDDIALSLSALGIRIIAPIPGKGTIGIEVPNSNPKIVSGQSIIGSKKFQESTYDLPIALGKTITNEVFMVDLCKMPHVLVAGATGQGKSVGLNAIITSLLYKKHPAELKFVLVDPKKVEFSIYSVIEHHFLAKLPDGEDAIITDVTKVVQTLNSVCVEMDSRYDLLKMAHVRNIKEYNEKFINRRLNPEKGHKFMPYIVVVIDEFGDLIMTAGKEIELPIARIAQLARAVGIHMIIATQRPTTNIITGTIKANFPARIAFRVSAMMDSRTILDRPGANQLIGRGDMLFLQGADPVRVQCAFIDTPEVEEITKYISRQQGYPTAFFLPEYVSEDSGSDLGEVDMGRLDPLFEEAARLIVIHQQGSTSLIQRKFSIGYNRAGRLMDQLEKAGIVGPSQGSKARDVLCVDENDLEMRLNNIQ; from the coding sequence ATGGCAAAAAAGAAATCAGATAAGGAAGCAGAACAGAAGCCGGCTTCCACAAAAAAATATGTGGCTTTCTTCAGGAACGAAACAATTCACTTTGTAATCGGGTTGGTACTGGTCATTTTCTCAGTCTATTTGTTACTGGCCTTTACCTCTTTCTTTTTCACTGGAGCAGCTGACCAAAGTATTATTGATAGCGGAAATGCCCAGGACCTTGCTGCTGTGAACAATCACGTAAAGAACTATGCAGGTTCCCGGGGAGCTCAGTTGGCAAGCTACCTGATCAATGATTGTTTTGGTGTTTCCTCTTTCTTTATTTTAATCTATCTGGCTGTTGCCGGACTCAAATTAATGCGTGTGCGTGTGGTACGCCTTTGGAAATGGTTTATCGGATGTTCATTGCTGCTCATTTGGTTTTCTGTTTTCCTTGGTTTCGTTTTTATGGACCATTATCAGGACTCCTTCATCTATCTGGGTGGATTGCATGGTTATAACATCAGTAATTGGCTGATTTCTCAAGTCGGCATTCCGGGTGTATGGCTGATTCTTCTGGCAACAGGTATTTGTTTCCTTATATATATGAGTGCCCGCACTATCATTTGGCTGCGTAAGCTTTTTAGTCTTAGTTTCTTGAAGCGTAAACAAAAAGAAGAATTTGCTGAAGTTACTCAGGCCCCTCAACCACATGAATATGATAACCCGAAACCTCAGGAAGTGGAATTTGATGTAAATCGTACTTTCCGTCAGGAAGTACCGGTGAAAAAGGTGGAAACTACTGTTGTGCCTGAAACACCTGTCGAATCTTCAACCGAAATGCCTGTGACTCCGGAAGATAGGGATGTGACATCCGATGGTGATGTGACTATGACTTTTGAACAGACAGCTCCTGATCCCGTATCTCCTTTTCGGGCAGCGTCGGCAGATAAAGAGCCTGAGTTCGAGATAGAGCCTGCTGCCGATGATGAAAATTATCAGGGTGCGGAGACTGAACCTTACAACCCTAAACTGGATTTAGAGAACTATCATTTTCCTACTATCGATTTGATGAAACACTATGAAAATAGTGAGCCTACCATCAATATGGAGGAACAGAATGCAAATAAAGACCGTATTATCAATACATTGCGTAGTTTTGGAATTGAAATAAGTACGATTAAAGCTACGGTAGGACCTACGGTAACTCTTTATGAGATCACTCCGGAACAAGGAGTACGTATTTCAAAGATTCGTGGCTTGGAAGACGATATCGCTTTGAGCCTTTCTGCGTTGGGCATTCGTATCATTGCTCCCATACCTGGGAAAGGTACGATCGGTATCGAGGTACCTAACTCAAATCCGAAGATCGTTTCAGGACAGTCTATTATAGGTAGTAAGAAGTTTCAGGAGTCAACCTATGATTTGCCTATTGCACTTGGTAAAACCATTACGAATGAGGTATTCATGGTTGATCTTTGCAAAATGCCGCACGTATTGGTGGCAGGTGCTACCGGGCAGGGTAAATCTGTCGGCTTGAACGCTATCATCACTTCACTGCTTTATAAGAAGCATCCTGCCGAATTGAAGTTTGTTCTGGTAGATCCTAAGAAAGTGGAATTCAGCATTTATTCTGTCATTGAGCATCATTTTCTTGCAAAACTTCCCGATGGTGAAGATGCTATCATCACTGACGTAACTAAAGTGGTGCAGACTCTCAATTCTGTTTGTGTAGAGATGGACAGCCGCTATGATCTGCTGAAAATGGCTCATGTGCGCAACATTAAAGAGTACAACGAGAAGTTCATCAATCGCCGCCTGAATCCGGAAAAGGGGCATAAATTTATGCCTTATATCGTAGTGGTTATTGATGAGTTTGGTGATTTGATTATGACAGCCGGTAAGGAGATAGAACTACCGATCGCCCGTATTGCGCAGTTGGCACGTGCCGTAGGTATTCATATGATTATCGCAACCCAGCGTCCGACTACCAATATCATTACAGGTACTATTAAGGCCAACTTCCCGGCACGTATCGCATTTCGCGTGTCAGCGATGATGGACTCACGTACCATCCTCGACCGTCCGGGAGCCAATCAGTTGATCGGTCGCGGTGATATGCTCTTCCTTCAGGGAGCCGATCCGGTACGTGTACAGTGTGCATTTATCGATACGCCCGAAGTGGAAGAAATCACCAAGTATATTTCACGTCAGCAGGGATATCCTACCGCCTTCTTCCTGCCCGAATATGTGAGTGAAGATAGCGGTAGTGATTTGGGTGAAGTCGATATGGGACGGCTCGATCCGTTGTTTGAGGAAGCTGCCCGGTTGATTGTGATTCACCAGCAGGGATCTACTTCGCTGATACAGCGCAAATTCTCCATCGGCTACAATCGTGCCGGGCGTTTGATGGATCAGCTGGAAAAGGCCGGTATTGTAGGTCCCTCACAGGGAAGCAAGGCACGCGATGTGCTGTGTGTGGACGAAAATGACCTTGAAATGCGTTTGAACAATATTCAATAA
- a CDS encoding 6-bladed beta-propeller: MKQTKTILAVILLVVLVGCGENIQSNNDLIIVDVSKSYPKKELILQDFMDVEYVALETTDEFLTQGLVQDVGKEYILATNRNNDGDIFIFDRKTGKGVRKINRRGQGAEEYARINEIILDENNGEIFVKSPGNKILVYDLYGKFKRCLSLDREVSSIFDYDKDNLICYDMSDYHSKGEDRTKSYHIILSKQDGSITRDIFIPFKTIDTPIVNDGDRFIANYSYQIRLSNGKCTLMDTSADTLYNYASDGTLSPFVVRTPSAHTMEPEVFLYMGIHTDRYYFMEAVKNVFNFEKGNGFYADELVYDKEEKAVFQVTIYNDDYVDKRTVAMTAKPINREIEDVTSLNAARLVEIYKKDQLKDGKLKEIASRLNEEDNPVIMLVKQKK, encoded by the coding sequence ATGAAACAAACAAAAACGATTTTAGCAGTCATTCTGTTGGTGGTATTAGTGGGGTGTGGAGAAAATATACAGTCAAACAATGATTTAATCATTGTTGACGTTTCGAAAAGTTATCCTAAAAAAGAATTGATTCTTCAGGACTTTATGGATGTAGAATATGTTGCGTTGGAGACCACTGACGAGTTTCTTACACAAGGTCTGGTGCAGGATGTGGGAAAAGAATACATATTGGCAACAAATAGGAATAATGATGGGGATATTTTTATTTTTGACAGAAAAACCGGTAAGGGAGTGAGGAAGATAAATCGTCGGGGGCAAGGAGCAGAAGAATATGCGAGGATTAATGAGATTATTCTTGATGAAAACAATGGTGAAATATTCGTAAAGTCACCGGGAAATAAAATCTTAGTGTATGATCTTTATGGAAAGTTCAAACGGTGTTTGAGTCTTGATCGGGAAGTTTCATCTATTTTCGATTATGACAAAGATAATTTGATTTGCTATGATATGTCAGATTATCACAGTAAAGGAGAGGATAGAACCAAATCATACCATATTATCCTATCAAAACAGGATGGAAGTATCACCCGTGATATTTTTATTCCTTTCAAAACGATTGATACACCAATTGTGAATGATGGAGATAGGTTTATAGCAAATTATTCTTATCAGATACGCCTGAGTAACGGGAAATGTACACTTATGGACACATCGGCTGATACATTGTATAACTATGCGTCGGATGGTACATTAAGTCCTTTTGTTGTAAGAACTCCTTCTGCACATACCATGGAACCGGAAGTTTTTCTTTATATGGGTATCCATACCGACCGTTATTACTTTATGGAAGCCGTTAAAAATGTATTTAACTTTGAAAAGGGCAACGGATTCTATGCTGATGAACTGGTGTATGACAAAGAAGAAAAGGCGGTATTTCAAGTTACCATATACAATGATGACTATGTGGACAAAAGAACAGTGGCTATGACAGCGAAACCAATTAATCGTGAAATTGAAGACGTCACAAGTCTAAATGCAGCCCGACTTGTTGAAATTTATAAGAAAGACCAACTGAAAGATGGTAAATTGAAAGAAATAGCCTCTAGGTTGAATGAAGAAGATAATCCGGTGATTATGTTAGTAAAACAAAAAAAATAA
- a CDS encoding bifunctional nuclease family protein — translation MDKKVELQVLNISNSQAQVGAYAMVLGEVDGERQLPIIIGPAEAQATAICLKGIKAPRPLTHDLFYSCLNVLGATLLRVLIYKAKEGVFYSYIYFKKDEEIIRIDARTSDAVALAVRADCPIFIYESILERECIRLTDGDERPDTPEEDENSRTEPVSIISLEEALNKAIQEENYELAARLRDEINRHK, via the coding sequence ATGGATAAGAAAGTAGAATTACAGGTATTGAACATTTCTAACAGCCAGGCGCAGGTAGGTGCCTATGCAATGGTATTGGGAGAAGTAGATGGCGAACGGCAGCTACCTATTATAATAGGACCTGCCGAGGCACAAGCTACAGCCATTTGCCTGAAAGGAATAAAGGCCCCACGCCCGCTGACACACGATTTATTCTATTCGTGTCTGAATGTTTTGGGAGCAACTCTGCTCCGGGTACTAATATACAAAGCCAAAGAAGGCGTTTTCTATTCGTATATCTACTTTAAAAAAGACGAAGAAATTATTCGGATAGATGCCCGTACCTCGGATGCAGTGGCACTGGCCGTCAGGGCAGATTGTCCTATCTTTATATACGAATCTATTCTTGAACGCGAGTGTATACGGTTGACAGACGGGGACGAACGTCCCGATACTCCGGAAGAGGATGAAAACTCACGCACGGAGCCGGTCAGCATTATTTCTCTTGAAGAAGCATTGAATAAAGCCATTCAAGAAGAGAATTACGAACTGGCAGCCCGACTTCGTGACGAAATAAACCGACATAAATAA
- a CDS encoding DUF4836 family protein: protein MVKRMISQLSVLAVLIVFMAACSKKAEYIHVIPADASAVASINLNSLADKAGLNDKQNEGMKQKMMEALKSGMNAAAFQQLEKIMKNPSQSGIDVKAPVFVFTSKTFISPTIVAKVSNIEDLRASLDLMAKEGICQPIAEEEGYSFTSLQKNNLLVFNENAAVLTEAYGTSQMDVAKQTISTLLKQTEENSIASNGSFRKMQDQKGDINFFASMDAVPKMYTQQISLGLSSQIDLSEVKAVGNLNFEKGKIALQIETYSDNAETDALLKKQAQAVKKLNTTFLQNFPESTLAFLNIGVNGAAFYDLLFNNEEFRRNVSLAKADEVKSLFASFDGDISIGLINVTLNSVPTFAAYADAKNGNALKALYDNKKQLKLGKNEDIIQLGENEYVYKSRATNVFFGIRNKQMYATNDELLYKSISKPVEKSIKDAGYVSDMKGKNVFFVINMDAILDLPVVKMMAGFGGEEYQTYYKLASKISYIEAFSDSEGKTETAILLKNKDDNALKQIVDFAKQFAGM from the coding sequence ATGGTAAAACGAATGATTTCCCAACTTTCGGTACTGGCAGTACTGATCGTTTTCATGGCAGCCTGCTCCAAGAAAGCGGAATATATCCATGTGATTCCGGCCGATGCTTCGGCTGTTGCTTCCATTAATCTGAATTCTCTTGCTGACAAAGCCGGCTTGAATGATAAACAGAATGAAGGGATGAAACAAAAAATGATGGAAGCCCTGAAAAGCGGAATGAATGCAGCTGCTTTCCAGCAACTGGAAAAAATAATGAAAAATCCTTCTCAATCGGGGATTGATGTCAAAGCTCCTGTATTCGTATTTACTTCCAAGACTTTCATTAGTCCCACTATAGTTGCCAAAGTCAGTAATATCGAGGACTTGCGTGCTTCGCTCGACTTAATGGCCAAAGAAGGAATCTGCCAGCCTATAGCAGAAGAAGAGGGGTACAGTTTCACATCCTTGCAGAAGAACAATCTATTGGTCTTTAATGAAAATGCAGCAGTTTTGACAGAAGCCTACGGAACTTCTCAAATGGATGTTGCCAAACAAACCATCTCCACACTGCTCAAACAGACCGAAGAGAACAGTATCGCCTCAAACGGCAGTTTCCGGAAGATGCAGGATCAGAAAGGAGACATCAACTTTTTTGCTTCAATGGATGCGGTTCCCAAAATGTATACTCAACAAATCAGTCTGGGACTCTCTTCACAAATCGACTTGAGTGAAGTAAAAGCTGTGGGTAACCTCAACTTTGAGAAAGGAAAAATCGCTCTGCAGATCGAAACCTACTCGGATAATGCAGAGACGGATGCGTTACTGAAGAAACAGGCTCAAGCTGTTAAAAAGTTAAATACAACTTTCCTCCAGAACTTCCCCGAATCGACTCTCGCATTCTTAAATATAGGAGTCAATGGAGCAGCATTCTACGATTTGCTGTTCAATAATGAAGAATTCCGTAGAAATGTGTCTCTTGCGAAAGCCGATGAAGTAAAAAGTTTATTCGCCTCTTTCGATGGAGATATTTCCATCGGACTAATTAATGTAACCTTGAACAGTGTTCCTACTTTTGCTGCTTATGCAGATGCAAAGAACGGAAATGCCCTGAAAGCATTGTACGACAATAAGAAACAATTAAAATTAGGTAAAAACGAAGATATTATCCAATTGGGCGAAAACGAATATGTTTATAAGTCAAGAGCAACCAACGTATTCTTTGGCATCCGCAACAAGCAGATGTATGCCACTAATGATGAACTTCTGTACAAGAGTATCAGCAAACCTGTAGAGAAATCAATCAAAGATGCCGGATATGTATCGGATATGAAAGGCAAAAATGTATTCTTTGTTATCAATATGGATGCTATTCTCGATCTCCCTGTTGTGAAAATGATGGCCGGATTCGGCGGCGAAGAATATCAAACTTATTATAAACTCGCTTCAAAAATTTCGTATATCGAGGCATTCAGTGACAGCGAAGGTAAGACCGAAACAGCCATTCTTCTGAAAAACAAAGACGACAATGCTTTAAAACAGATAGTAGACTTTGCCAAGCAGTTCGCCGGCATGTAA
- a CDS encoding 3'-5' exonuclease, whose translation MILKRTISKEEVKEMPKAAFPGRIHVIQTESEAQKAVAYLQSQAILGIDSETRPSFTKGHSHKVALLQISSDECCFLFRLNMTGLTQPIIELLEDPKVIKVGLSLKDDFMMLHKRAPFNQQACIELQEYVRPFGIQDKSLQKIYGILFSEKISKSQRLSNWEADVLTDAQKQYAATDAWACLNIYHLLEELKRTGNYELAPEEEATEKVKVGSDQQ comes from the coding sequence ATGATTTTAAAAAGAACCATAAGCAAAGAAGAGGTGAAGGAGATGCCCAAAGCAGCATTTCCCGGACGGATTCATGTAATACAGACTGAAAGTGAGGCGCAAAAAGCGGTGGCTTATCTGCAATCCCAAGCCATCTTGGGAATCGACAGCGAGACACGTCCCTCATTCACCAAGGGACATTCTCATAAAGTAGCATTACTTCAGATTTCATCTGACGAGTGTTGCTTTCTGTTTCGCCTGAACATGACCGGCCTAACCCAACCTATCATAGAACTACTTGAAGATCCGAAAGTAATCAAAGTGGGCCTTTCGCTAAAAGACGACTTCATGATGTTACACAAACGAGCCCCTTTCAATCAACAGGCATGCATTGAGTTACAAGAGTACGTCCGTCCTTTCGGCATTCAGGATAAGAGCCTGCAAAAGATATACGGTATCTTGTTTAGTGAGAAAATCTCAAAATCACAGCGTCTTTCTAATTGGGAAGCAGATGTACTGACGGATGCTCAAAAGCAATACGCAGCTACAGATGCTTGGGCCTGCCTCAACATATATCACTTATTGGAGGAACTGAAACGAACAGGAAACTACGAATTGGCTCCGGAAGAGGAAGCCACAGAGAAAGTAAAAGTAGGTTCAGATCAACAATAA
- a CDS encoding class I SAM-dependent rRNA methyltransferase produces the protein MHKVYLKPGKEDSLKRFHPWIFSGAIAHFDGEPEEGEVVEVYTSKKEFIAKGHFQIGSIAVRVLSFKQEEINHDFWKHKLEVAYDMRRSIGIATNPTNNTYRLVHGEGDNLPGLVIDVYARTAVMQAHSAGMHVDRMAIAEALSEVMGDQIENIYYKSETTLPFKADLFPENGFLKGGSSDNIAQEYGLKFHVDWLKGQKTGFFVDQRENRALLERYAKGRSVLNMFCYTGGFSFYAMRGGAKQVHSVDSSAKAIDLTNKNVELNFPGDTRHAAFAEDAFKYLDRMGDQYDLIILDPPAFAKHKDALRNALQGYRKLNAKAFEKIKPGGILFTFSCSQVVTKDNFRTAVFTAAAMSGRSVRILHQLTQPADHPVNIYHPEGEYLKGLVLYVE, from the coding sequence ATGCATAAAGTATATCTTAAACCCGGCAAAGAAGACTCATTGAAACGGTTCCACCCCTGGATTTTTTCTGGTGCCATCGCCCACTTCGACGGCGAACCCGAGGAAGGTGAAGTAGTGGAAGTGTACACCTCAAAAAAAGAATTTATTGCCAAAGGGCATTTCCAGATCGGAAGTATTGCTGTACGTGTACTTTCGTTCAAACAAGAAGAGATTAACCACGATTTCTGGAAACACAAATTGGAAGTGGCCTACGACATGCGACGCAGTATTGGCATCGCTACCAATCCGACTAACAATACCTATCGCCTGGTACATGGAGAAGGCGATAATCTGCCCGGACTCGTTATCGATGTTTATGCCCGGACTGCTGTGATGCAGGCACATTCTGCAGGAATGCATGTAGACCGTATGGCCATTGCCGAAGCTTTGTCCGAAGTTATGGGTGATCAGATTGAAAATATCTATTATAAATCAGAAACGACCCTCCCATTTAAAGCGGACCTTTTCCCGGAGAACGGTTTCCTTAAAGGAGGAAGCAGCGACAACATCGCTCAGGAATATGGGCTGAAATTCCATGTAGACTGGCTGAAGGGACAAAAAACAGGATTTTTTGTAGACCAGCGTGAGAATCGTGCTCTACTGGAGCGTTATGCCAAGGGGCGGTCGGTATTAAATATGTTCTGTTATACCGGAGGCTTTTCCTTTTACGCCATGCGTGGAGGTGCCAAACAGGTGCACTCGGTAGACAGTTCTGCAAAAGCCATCGATCTGACTAATAAAAATGTAGAATTAAACTTCCCGGGAGATACCCGTCATGCAGCCTTTGCTGAAGATGCTTTCAAATATCTCGACCGTATGGGTGACCAGTACGACTTGATCATTCTTGATCCTCCGGCATTTGCCAAACATAAGGATGCGCTGCGCAATGCCCTTCAGGGCTACCGCAAGCTCAATGCCAAAGCATTTGAGAAAATCAAACCGGGTGGTATCTTATTCACCTTCTCATGTTCGCAAGTAGTGACCAAAGATAATTTCCGTACTGCTGTATTTACTGCTGCCGCCATGTCGGGCAGAAGTGTACGTATACTACATCAGTTGACCCAGCCCGCAGACCATCCGGTGAACATCTATCACCCGGAAGGGGAATATCTCAAAGGATTGGTGCTCTATGTAGAATAA
- a CDS encoding DUF5063 domain-containing protein: MKKESQVIFDKNVIEFVTVAAEFCAFLERAESMKRSTFVDTTLKILPLLYLKASMLPKCEMIGDESPETYVTEEIYEVLRINLASILAEKDDYLEVFLPDMAYSDEPIKKNISEDLADIYQDIKDFIFVFQLGLNETMNDSLAICQENFGLLWGQKLVNTMRALHDVKYSPKARGEDEEEEEYEPENNEDCHCEDDDCHCHDHGCHCHDDE, encoded by the coding sequence ATGAAAAAAGAGAGTCAAGTAATATTTGATAAGAATGTGATAGAATTCGTTACAGTAGCCGCCGAGTTCTGCGCTTTTTTGGAACGTGCCGAAAGTATGAAACGCAGTACGTTTGTTGATACCACCCTTAAAATACTTCCTTTGCTTTATCTAAAAGCATCCATGCTTCCGAAATGCGAAATGATAGGTGATGAATCACCTGAAACGTATGTAACGGAAGAAATTTACGAAGTGTTACGCATCAACCTGGCATCCATATTGGCAGAAAAAGACGATTATCTGGAAGTATTTCTACCCGACATGGCTTACAGTGACGAACCGATCAAAAAGAATATTTCGGAAGATTTGGCCGATATCTATCAGGATATCAAAGACTTTATCTTCGTATTCCAGCTGGGATTGAACGAGACGATGAACGATTCCCTCGCCATCTGCCAAGAAAACTTCGGACTCTTGTGGGGACAAAAACTGGTAAACACCATGCGTGCCCTGCATGACGTAAAATATAGTCCGAAAGCCCGGGGAGAAGACGAAGAGGAAGAAGAGTACGAACCCGAAAACAATGAAGACTGTCACTGTGAAGATGACGACTGCCATTGTCACGATCATGGCTGCCATTGCCATGATGATGAATAA